Genomic window (Vigna unguiculata cultivar IT97K-499-35 chromosome 10, ASM411807v1, whole genome shotgun sequence):
ctccccacggtgatgcactcggtcgaatgaacttcttctcaagcagatCCTCAATCTGTTTCTTCAGTTCAGCTAACTCGGCAGGCGCCATTCTGTACGGTGCCATAGAAACTGGCCCAGCGccagggatgagatcaatggagaaatccacatccctgctAGGCGGTAGTTCTGGAATCTCATCCGGAAACACGTCTGGATATTCATCTACTACCGGGATCTGCTGATCTTCTCAGCCGTGCTCATCTTCTCTGCCTGAGCCACAATCATGTAACATGTAGCTCCAGCCTCAATCTCCCTCACTGCCTGATTCGACGAGATAAGTTCTAACCCCACCGTATCTGGAAACACTATCTTGCGCTGCCCGCAGTCAATGACGACATGGTTACTTGACAACCAATCCATGCCCAGAATCACGTCTAAACCCTCCATCGGCAAACAAATAAGGTTCAACCTGAACCTACGGCCTGCCACCTCCATAGGACACCCCACGCACATAgaagtggtggatacctctccaGACGCTGGCGTCGCAACTAAAAGCTCGCACCCCAGCTCTCGCATCGTGAGCCCgagcctcctcacacattcattaGACACAAATGAATGAGTGGCTCCTGAGTCGAATAACACCACTACCTCGTGGTCATACAACAAACACAGAAACTGCAAAAGATTACCTGACTGTTTCGCTTCTGTGGTCGTCAAAGCGAACACACGCCCCGGTGCTCTGGGTCGGTCTCCTACTGGCCTCGTAGCTGGCGCACCACCAGCTTGTCTCCTGTTAGGACACTGACGTGCAAAGTGCCCTGTCTGCTGGCATGCATAGCACCTACCATACTACTGCCTCCACCTGTACTGCTGGCAGGTTTAGTACAATCCCTCCTCAAGTGTTCCCCGCCGCAGTTAAAACACCGTAATCTTCCCCGATAG
Coding sequences:
- the LOC114165261 gene encoding uncharacterized protein LOC114165261 → MQPIAAPPRAVVAPTRPVAMEDFMKHRPAKFSGKATPDEADAWMRECEKIYAEYWWQGMQQLMQTRGEQVTWTAFRTRFLEKYFPDSARHEREAEFLTLQQGTMTVAAYIERFEYLARFYTPVVTEEWRCRRFEGGLKHEIRRFIVPLRIREFPVLVEQAKTVEQLETGSSSGGNSRGLPQMSDPRGNLIADRRLSGKITQTGHFARQCPNRRQAGGAPATRPVGDRPRAPGRVFALTTTEAKQSGNLLQFLCLLYDHEVVVLFDSGATHSFVSNECVRRLGLTMRELGCELLVATPASGEVSTTSMCVGCPMEVAGRRFRLNLICLPMEGLDVILGMDWLSSNHVVIDCGQRKIVFPDTVGLELISSNQAVREIEAGATCYMIVAQAEKMSTAEKISRSR